In Candidatus Neomarinimicrobiota bacterium, the genomic stretch CGGCAGCTGCGGGAGCTGGTGCGCGACCAGCGGCTGCACACGGTCTGTGAAGAGGCCCGGTGTCCTAATGTTTACGAGTGCTGGGAGCGCGGATGCGCCACCATTATGATTCTCGGAGACGTGTGCACGCGGTCGTGCGGGTTCTGTGCAGTCAAAACGGGTCGGCCAGCCTTCCTGGATGGGCAGGAACCTGACCGGGTTGC encodes the following:
- a CDS encoding lipoyl synthase (catalyzes the radical-mediated insertion of two sulfur atoms into an acyl carrier protein (ACP) bound to an octanoyl group to produce a lipoyl group), which translates into the protein MMSQPYSPTATSSPRVDRRPPWMKVRLRTGDNYRQLRELVRDQRLHTVCEEARCPNVYECWERGCATIMILGDVCTRSCGFCAVKTGRPAFLDGQEPDRVA